cgggacgcAGGCCggagcccgcccccccccccccccgagaccCGGCGCAGGCGCGTGCGGCGTGACCCCGGGAGGCCCGGGGGCGTCAGAACCGCCCTGCGACAAGCCCGAGGGGGCGCGGCCGGCGAGTCTCCCCGCATCCGGTCTCCGCCTCTGGCAGCCGTGGGACAGCTCCCCAAACGGCCGCGGGCGCCGCCTGCCCCCGGGGAAACCGTAGTTCCCCGGGCCGGAAGTGGGTGTCGGACCGCCGGAAGCCGTAGGCCCCCAGAAAGCCGGAAGTGGGGTCGGAGCCGTCGGGAAGTGTAGTTTCGCGGGAGTCGCAAGCGCGGCCAGCCGCCGGAGACATGGCGGGCCTGGAGCTCCTGTCGGACCAGGGCTACCGGGTGGACGGACGGCGCGCCGGGGAGCTGCGCAAGATCCAGGCGCGGATGGGCGTGTTCGCGCAGGCCGACGGCTCGGCCTACATCGAGCAAGGCAACACCAAGGCGCTGGCGGTGGTCTACGGGCCGCACGAGGCGAGTGGgcgcgcgcgggcggggcgggcggggcttGGGTTCCCCGGCGCTGGGGGTACCTGACCTCGTCCTCCCGGGGACGCCTTCCCGACCGCCTTCCTCTCCTGGggagcccctcccctgcctttccGAAGCCCGTGGGCTCCGCGTTCGACTTCTCGGGAGCGGAGCGTCAACTCCATGAGCGGAGGGACTGTAGCTAAACCCACCTGCTGCTACTGCCTGGCGTCCACGCCGGAGCGGGGAGGATGGCTGGGGCACGTAGCGGGGCGCGTTCGCAGCGGCGGAGATGGGGAGCAACTCGGAACGAGGTTTGGGGGGCTCTAGGGAGGCAGGAACCCGCCGCGCTGTAGGCCAGGGACACGACTTAGGATTTCACGGGTGATGGGGAAGCTTTAGGAGGCGTCAGGACATTGACGCAGCGAAAGTGTATAGGAGATGACATCAAccgggatatttttttttaagcttttatttatttactcatgatagagagaagcagaaacacaggcagagggagaagcaggctccctgcaggacctcggggtcacaccctgagccaaaggcagacagacgctcaactgctgagccaccctggcatcccgaGCCTGGATATTTGTGAACACACCTGCTCTGGCCACGGATGGAGAATGGGTTAGCAGGGGACGAGGCAGGGATGGAAACAAGGAGGCCTGTTAAGAGAAGTAATATCAGACATGATGACTTGGAGACTGGCCAACTGGCCCTCCGATGGAGGTCCTCCTGCTTGCTTATGGAGATGCCGGAAGTAGAGGGAGGGTGACGGGAAGGCGTAGTGTCAGCTGTGGAGGGGTGAGCCTGACTCATGTGTCCTTCCTCCCCCAGATCCGGGGCTCCCGGGCTCGAGCCCTGCCAGACAGGGCCCTGGTGAACTGTCAGTATAGCTCTGCGACCTTCAGCACAGGCGAACGCAAGCGACGACCGCATGGGGACCGAAAGTCTTGCGAGATGGGCCTGCACCTACGTCAGACATTTGAGGCAGCCATCCTAACACAGCTGCACCCACGTTCCCAGATAGATATATATGTGCAGGTGAGCAAGCAGCAGCCATCAAcccaggaagggagggggaaggaaggggaagcaaGGATGGGAGTCGGGGGACAAGAGCCTAATGGACCGATGCCACTGGGCGGTACTTGCAGGTGCTGCAGGCAGATGGTGGGACCTACGCAGCTTGTGTGAATGCAGCCACGCTGGCAGTGCTGGATGCGGGAATACCCATGCGGGACTTTGTGTGTGCCTGCTCAGCTGGCTTTGTGGACAACACAGCCCTGGCGGACCTCAGCCATGTGGAAGAGGCAGCTGGTGGCCCCCAGCTGGCCCTGGCCTTGCTGCCGGCCTCAGGCCAGATTGCACTGCTTGAAATGGATGCTCGGCTACATGAGGACCACCTGGAACAGGTGCTAGAGGCGGCTGCCCGGGCTGCCCGTGATGTGCACACTGTGCTGGACCGTGTGGTTCGGCAGCATGTACGCGAGGCCTCTATTTTGCTGGGGGACTGAGCATCTGGCCCCCCATGCCCAGAATAAAACTCACATACAATCTGCTATACTTTAATTTCCCCACAGCACTTGCACACCCTCAGATCCTGGCCTGGTGCTTGCTCTGGGAGGTGACTAGGAACCGTCCCCATCCCCCGCACATGACATACCTTTTCCAGCTTCAAGACCCAAACCCTGAAGAGGAAGGTCGGGGAGCCTGTCTGCGGATGAACAGCCATTGTGCTAGGAAAGGTTCAGGCAGCTGAGCAGTGAGGCAGGGCCTGGCATAACGAGCCAAGCTGTGAGACGAAGGCAGTTCTCAGACCAGCACATCCACAGCCCACATCCTCTGGACTATGGCTTGGACTGCATGGCCCCCTCCACCCTGGGAGCCCTTTGGGCCTCCCTAGCCTTAGGCTCGGAAAGCACAACAAATGTTCTCCCCTGGGGTGGTGCGGAGGGGTGGGGAGTCTTCACACATATCTGCGGCGCTGCCTGAGCCCTCACCCGGGCACCTCCTGATCTGAATAGGATTCCCCACTTTCTAGTCCACATACCCCAGGTCTTGAGACCCGTTCTGGCCGAGAGTAGCCTGTGCACCTTCCTCCCTGTGGTCATCTGACCCCGGTTCCCTCGGCGCTGGGCTCCCGCTGAGCTCCCTTGTGCGCTCACTGCCGGTCTGACCTCCGTAGAAATGAGCCTGCCGGCGCCCCTGTGTCCGTGCTTCCCGGTCCTCCGCCGGCCCCAGCCTTCCAGTCTCTGATCCTGTACGTGGGAGCTTCCTAGCCGCGGTCCACAGGCAGcccggcggccccggccccgcgccccgcctccagccccgccccctgctccggGCATGCGCGGCGGCGTGAGGGCCTTCGGGACCGGAAGTGCGGGCGGGCGCGCCGCCTCGGCGGGACGGGAGCGCCGCGCGGGGTCGGCGGCGGGAGTGGGCGGTGAGCGAGGACCCCGAGCCCCCGGAGCCGCCGGCGCCCGCCATGGGCCTCCTGTCGGACCCGGTGCGCCGGCGCGCCCTCGCCCGCCTGGTGCTGCGGCTGAACGCGCCGCTGTGGTGAGCGcaggcggggcggcgggcgcgcgggcccgggcggggcggggggggcggcccCGCTGATGCCCGGTGCCCTCTGCAGCGCGCTGAGCTACGCGGCGGGCGTCGCCTGGTTCCTGGCGCTGGCCTTCCCGCCGCTGACGCAGCGCACCTACATGTCGGAGAACGCCATGGGCTCCACCATGGTGGAGGAGCAGTTCGCGGGCGGGGAGCGCGCCCGGGGCTGGGCCCGCGACTTCGCGGCGCACCGCAGGAAGGCGGGGTgagcggcggcggggggcggcggggccggacGGCTGCTCGGCCGGGAGCTCGGCTGACGCGCGCCCGCTCCGCAGGGCTCTGCCGGCGGCCTGGCTGGAGCGTGCCATGCGGTCCGTGGGGCTGGAGGTGTACACGCAGAGCTTCTCCCGGAAACTGCCCTTTCCCGACGAGGCCCACGAGCGCTATGTAtcgcggggacggggacggggacgcgcCCGGGGTCTCGGGGGGGCCGGGGTCGTCGGGGCAGGGTGGAGCCTACCCCCCCACCAATCTGCCCACAGATGGTGTCGGGCACCAACGTGTACGGCATCCTGCGGGCCCCGCGCGCCGCCAGCACCGAGTCCCTGGTGCTCACCGTGCCCTGTGGCTCCGACGCCACCAACAGCCAGGCTGTGGGGCTGCTGCTGGCACTTGCTGCCCACTTTCGGGGTGAGCCTCGGGGGCTGCGCCTGGGCAGGGGCGGGTGGGTCACTGCTCCCGGCCCTGCTGACCTGGCTTCTGGCCTTCAGGGCAGATTTACTGGGCCAAAGACATCATCTTCTTGGTGACAGAGCAAGACCTCCTGGGCACGGAGGCCTGGCTTGAGGCCTACCACGACGTCAACGTCACCGGTGGGTactcctgccctgcccaccctctcTCAGTCACTGTCCTCACCAGCCCCCCAGAGGAGCTCATTCCCCTGCTCCTACAGGCATGCAGTCCTCCCCTCTGCAGGGCCGGGCTGGGGCGATCCAGGCAGCTGTGGCCCTGGAGCTGAGCACTGATGTGGTCACTAGCCTGGACGTGGCCGTGGAGGGGCTCAATGGGCAGCTGCCCAACCTCGATCTGCTCAACCTCTTCCAGACTTTCTGTCAGAAAGGGGGGCTGCTGTGTACTCTGCAGGGCAAGGTAAGGAGGGCTGCCTGCCCGGGCAGCGTGGGGCCTGTCGCAGGCTCCTCTGACCCTGTGCACAAACCCTCCAGCTGCAGCCCCAGGACTGGACGTCAGTAGACGGGCCGCTGCAGGGCCTGCAGACACTCCTGCTCATGGTTCTGCAGCAGGCCTCTGGCCGCCCCCACGGTCCTCACGGCCTGTTCTTGCGCTACCGCGTGGAGGCCCTGACTATCCGCGGCATCAACAGCTTCCGACAGTACAAGTATGACTTGGTGGCAGTGGGCAAGTAAGTGGCTGCTGGTGCCCCCTCTgtgcctggggggtggggggggcaagaCTAGAGGGCCTGGCTGGCCATGATGCTGCCGCACCCGCAGGGCCCTGGAGGGCGTGTTCCGCAAACTCAACCACCTCCTGGAGCGCCTGCACCAGTCCTTCTTCTTCTACCTGCTGCCTGCACTTTCCCGCTTCGTCTCCATCGGCCTCTACATGCCTGCTGTCGGCTTCTTGCTCTTAGTCCTTGGCCTCAAGATATCCTCTGAACCCACTGTCTATTTGTGGCCAGCCCTCAGGTCCTCTACACTCCGGGCTGGGGGAAGCCTCCATCCTTGAAGCAGGGGAGTGGGAGTGAGCCCTGGGTCCCCTGCCAGAGCAGATTCCATCATAGGTGTCGTCAGCGTCCTTGACTAGACCATGCTCTGGAGCTGTGGATGCAGTTGCACGAGGCGGGAGTGGGCCCCGAGGAGGCTGGGGGGGGCCCTGAATCTAGTCCTCCTCTCCAGCCAGCACAGGTGATGATCCCTCTTTTCCTGCCGTGGGGGTGGGCTTCCAGGCCTTTGGGTGATTATATTATTGCTGTGATTCGGTGTTGATCATGGGGTGGTGGCGAGGATCCTTGGGGCTCCCCCAGCCGCAGGGCCTATCCCCCCAGTGTCTGTGTGCCCTTGCAGAGTGTGGGGCTGGCCTCGCTTGTGGCGCCTTTGCTGATCTCACAAGCCATGGGCCTGGCCCTCTACATCCTGCCAGTGCTGGGCCAACACGTGGCCACCCAGCACTTCCCCGTGGCTGAGGCCGAGGCCGTGGTGCTGACCTTGCTGGCCATCTATGCAGCCGGCTTGGCCCTTCCACACAGCACCCAGCGGTGAGGCGCTCGGCTgcaggagggggggggggggggggctggacaCATAGGCAGCACCTCTGAGCCCTTCCCTCGCAGGGTGGTGAGTGCACGGGCCCCAGACAGAGGCTGGATGGCGCTGAAGCTCGTGGCCATCATCTACCTGGCGCTACAATTGGCCTGCATCGCCCTCACCAACTtctcactgggcttcctgctggcTGTCACCATGGTGCCCGCTGCGGCGCTCACGAAGCCCTATGGGCCCCGGTACGTGCTGCTCAGCCCCCATCACACTGCCCCACAGGAAgtgccccccgcagccccggggcctTGCTCCTGACCGCAGACTCTGCCCTTGCCCGGTGCCCCCATCTCGGGGCCCCGCCTGACCCCGCCTCTCCACCCAGGCCACTCTATGCTACCCTGTTGGTGCTGACGAGCCCCGCAGCCACGCTCCTGGGCAGCCTGTTCCTTTGGCGAGAGCTGCAGGAGGCGCCGCTGTCGCTGGCCGAGGGCTGGCAGCTGTTCCTGGTGGCAGTGGCCCAGGGTGTGCTGGAACACCATACCTATGGCGCCATGCTCTTTCCACTGCTGGCTCTGGGCCTCTACCCCTGCTGGCTGCTTTTCTGGAATGTGCTCTTCTGGAAGTGATGCGTGGCTGCCCTGCAGTGTAGACTCTGGGTGGGAGCTCCCCCAGCACCCCCGTGTTGTCTCCTTGGGAAATAAACAGGAGTTTTGTTTCAGCTGCCGTTTGGGCTATTGGCCAACTGTTTGGTGTCCGTGGGGGTGCTCCAGCCCGGGGAGTGAGAAGCTCTGCCTGAGGCCTGGCCTTCCCATGTCCTCCTTCCTGGAGGGCACTGCCCTGGTCCACTTGCTGCTGGCAGCAGTGCGGGCCCAGCCACATCGGCCTCAGAGAGCCTCGGCTGGGCACTGGGTTCGGGGTCTGGAAACCACACACACAGacctgccctgggcccagccccATGAGCGTCACGGTGGGAGGCAGAGTGCTGGGTAAGCAAAGGGGCCTGATGGGGTCTGAGGCAGCCAGGGACCACACTGCTGTGTTCAGCACTGGAGGTGAAGGGGCAAAGGGGCTGGAGCCGGAGCACTGCAGAGAAGGCCTGCGGTGTGGGGATGGAGGCGCACCCGACCCAGCTACCTTGGAGCTGAACCGGCCTAGACCAGCGAGAACCCACCCAGCACCTAGGAGCCCACAGGTCACGGGCTGGGACCCCTGCTAGGAGCTGGGAGGTTAGTGTTCTCcctggagggaagagaaaagcaaactaaCTCTTGGGCGATGGCAGGGCCTGGTCTGCTCACGGGAGCCCAGCGCCACCCAGCGCCGGATGGGGCGGCAGGCCAGTCAGCCTCCCGCAGGCCTCCGCGCTGAGGCAGTGCCCACACGCCCAGGACGCTGTGACCCGGGAAGCCGCCCGAGGAAGCTCAACCCCCAGCCCTGCTGGTTCCTTGGTGATCCAAACACGTGAGCAGCATCATGGCAGGGGCGCTGGagacaccacccccacccccccacccccgcttaaGCAGCAGCCTGGCGCTGGCCGGCCTGCTCCCCAGACCCAGGTGGAACCTCCAGGTCCTTTACCGTTGAGCAGACTGCTCTGCAGCTGGGCAGACCCCctgcagcccccgcagccccaggGCCTCCCAGCCAGGTCAGGCCCCCCTTCCCCGCCGTCTTCTGTCTTCCAAGGCGCACAGAGATCTGCTGCGTGTGCCAGCTGGCATCCCATACAGACCCCCTTCCGGGCCTGGGCCAGCCGTGTCCTCCGTCAGCCACTTCTGACTGCACTTGGTCATTTAAAACACAAATCATGAAGATCTGTTAGGTAGTGGAACAGACCGCAGAGACAAAAGCGAAAAGGCCACGTCCGTGTCCTGAGCTTACCTGTGCAGAGTTCCTCTCCTCTGTGCAGAGGGCTTGAAATCGTGGGAACGACAAAGTTGATTTGTCAGGGAAGCGTGATTTCTGTTGTGATTTTCAGTAACGTCACTagtacaaacatatttttaaaagtgcttgcttaggggatccctgggtggcgcagcggtttggcgcctgcctttggcccagggcgcgatcctggagactcgggatcgaatcccacatcgggcccccggtgcatggagcctgcttctccctctgcctgtgtctctgcctctctctctctctctgtgactatcatgaataaataaataaaaatctttaaaaaaaaaaaaagtgcttgctTAATTTGACAGATaaagccagagagcacaagcagggggagggagggggcaagcaggctctcccctgagccgggagcctgacgccgggctcgatctcagggcccgggaccatggcctgagccgaaggcagatgcttcactgccTGGGCCGCAGTACTGGGAGATGtcgggcgcctgggtagctcagtcagctaagtggcTTGATCTCGGCTCGGGTCTTCACCTCAGGCTGTGAGGACAAGCCCTGCGCTGGGTGccctctgggtgtggagcctactggaaaaaaaacaactgtcAGGCCGTGAAGACGTAAGTCAGGTGTCCAGGGGCTAAGCGCGTGTCGTAAGTGCTGTACCCTGCTGGTGTGGCAGGGTCTTCGGCGAGTCCCCGGGACTTCGGCGAGTCCCCGGGACCGTCGTCCTACCACAGGGCCCCGCTCTCCTCTCTACCTCAGGCTGCGACCAGCCGAAGCCTCCAGGGCGAACACCCAGCAAAGACCTCCCCCCAGAGAGACTGCCCTCGAGCCCAGCCTTCCCTTGCCCGCGGGAACGTGCAGGCGATGCTGGAATGTGAAGTTGTCAATGGGCTGAGGAGCCTGTGTTGTGGATGGAGGGAGGACCAGCCAAAGGCATCACGCAGCCCTGGTTTGCTGGACTGGGCTACGTGAGCGCCGTACCTGGGGTTTCCTGCCACCAGACCATCCAGCCGGTACAAGAGGGACCGCTGCTGAGCCCAGCTCACGGGAGGCCTCGGGCGCTAGACGCACGGACTTGAAGCAGCCAGCCCTGTGCTGACAGTCGGTACCAACACACTCCTCTCCTGCTTGCTTGCCACACCCCAGGAGGGCAGCACCGAGGCAGGGACACCGTCTTATTTCCTGCCACCTCTCCAGCCCAAGGTCAGATGCGCTGTAGAGTATTCTTCtgtatttgtttaaagaaaagaaaggaaggaggcccCCCTGGAGGTCCAGGAGGAGGCTCCAGGGGCAGACCTGACCgcgtccacaggggcctggacgGTTGCCCATGGCCGGTGGTATGGGGTGAGCACAGGAGGGTGAGGTCAAGGCCGCTGGCCAGGCAGGCCGCCCTCCACCCATCCAGAGCGCCCCACAGCCTCCCCACCACCAGGCCCTCTGCAGATGCcctacttggggatccctgggtggcgcagcggtttggcgcctgcctttggcccagggtgcgatcctggagacccgggatcgaatcccacgtcgggctcccggtgcatggagcctgcttctccctctgcctatgactctgcctctctctctctctctctgtgactatcataaataaataaataaataaataaataaataaataaataaataaataaataaaaaataaataaaataaaaaagttaaaaaaaataaaataaaataaaaaagatgccCTACTTGGCCTTGGGACACCTCGAGCACCTCCCCCGGGTGTCCCAGACTTCTGTGCTCTTCTCACACCATTTGCCTAGTCGCACCACTCTACCTGAGGTTTCCACAGAGGCAGCGTGGGGGCTGCTCTGGACACTGTTACCCAGAAACTGCTCCTGCAAGCCCACGCTCAGGTCCTATCTCCCCCCAGGCCCCTCTTCTGAGGCCCCAGTGTTACCTGTAAGTCACAGTATCCCAACCTTAACACCTTCTCCTTAGCACGCTCAGCCAACCCTGGACCCGGCATCAGCCTGGCCTCTCTTCAGGGATGCCCATCACTCCAGGTACAACCAGGCTCCTTGCCTTGGTCTCCAAGGCCTGTGTGTGTccttcagaacattttcattgctCCCAAAAGCAACCTGTACCGACTCCGTGTCCCCTTCCAGCTCGTGACGCCGTTAATCTCTCTAACTCCAGATTTGCCTCATGAATGGATTTCATAGGAATGGCCTCATACATACGTGGTcttttgggtctggcttcttcCGCTTAGCCTAACGCTTTCAGAGTTCATCCGTGTGGTATGTGTCACAACGCTGCATGGCCAAGCAACGTTCCGTTGTGTGGACATGCCCCATTCCATTTATCTGTTTGTCAGATGGACATGGGGGTCGTGTCCTCTTTGGCTATTACGGCAACGCAGCTATCAACGTTCATGAACAAGTTTTCTCGTGAACAcattttctcttgggtatataccaaaagaatctttttttgtttttaagattttatttatttatccatgagagatgcagagagagagagaaagaaagagagagagaggcagagacaggcagagagagaagcaggctccatgcagggagccggatgtgggactgatcctgggaccccaggatcaggccctgggctgaaggcggcgctaaaccgctgagtcacccgggctgcccttgttactgatttttaattttattttgttgcgGTCAAAAAATGTACTTTGTATGATCTTACTATTTTTAAGAGTATtgaaacttgttttcttttttttttttttagattttcttttaaaaaaattttatttatttattatttatgatagacatagagagagagagaggcagagacacaggaggagggagaagcaggctccatgcaggggcctgacgtgggacccgatcccgggtctccaggatcacaccccgggctgaaggtggcgctaaactgctgagccaccagggctgcccttgttttaTTTCCTAGCACATGGTCTATCCTGAAGTGTTCCACATGTACTCGAGAAGAACGTGCTCGTCCGCTGCTGGGCGCAGTTTCACTGGCTTCTGTGAAGCGTGACTGCCCTACAGCAACGTTCAAGTCTGGGGTTTCCTCGCTGAGCTTGTGTTCTGTCTTGATGGATTGgtcgtttttatttccttaaagatttatttgagggagagagagagagcgcacacataTCGAATcatggggaggggtgaggggagagggagacaactgcgctgagcagggaggtctacacggggctcgatcccaggccgctgagctcatgacctgggccgcaggcagacgcttaaccacctgagccccccaggagcccctagttcttttttttcattataaaatgtccttCTTTAACTcgtatcaatttttattttaaggtctATGCTGTTTCATATTAGTAAAGCCAATCCAGCTCTTCTTATTGCTGTtggcatggtatatcttttttttttttttttaacattttatttacttatttaaccGTGTGAGTCAGCACACAGACAaggtaggcagaggcagagggaggagcaggctccccgccaagcaaagagcccaacgtgggactcgatcccaggaccccagggtcatgacctgagctgaaggcagacacttaacccactgagcctccagggtGCCCCAATATGGTATagctttttccacatttttacgTTCTACCTATTTGTCTCTTTGAATCCAAAGTTTATTTCTTATAGACACCATgtagttggatttttaaaatacattatgccgggcagcccgggtggctcagtggtttagcgctgccttcagcccagggcgtgatcctggagttcggggatcgagtcccacgtcgggctccctgcatggagcctgcttctccctctgcctgtgtctctgcctctctctgtctccatgaataaataaataaaatattaaaaaaataaaatacattatgttaatttgtgctttttaattggacagtttaatccatttacttttttttttttttaagatttttacacaatctctacacccaaagtggggcttgaacttgcagccccaagatcaagagtggcatgttccaccaacggagccagccagccGAGccaatccatttatatttaatgtaactgatataatttatatttgctaTCTTGTTAtatgcttttcttctgtttaaatttaatttgtagtCATCTCtacaccaatgtggggcttgagttcacaacctcaagatcaagagtcacaggatTTCCAACcaagttacccaggtgcccctgttatatGCACTGTATATCTTTTtctgttcctcaatttcttcattattGCCTACATTTGTATTAGGTAGATCTTTCCCAATATACCATCTTATTTCTTTATATCCTTTTGAGTAATTTTCTTAGTGGTTGCCTTGGGATTACAATTATCTTCATGGATAACCTGATTTAGGTTAAACAGTAAATTAGTCCTGAGacacctggctggatcagttggtggagcatggaCTCTtgagggttttgagtttgagccccatattgggtgtagaggttacttaaaaataaaattttatcaatgAATCATTAGGgctacctgggtgtctcagttggttaagcatccaactcttggtttcagcttgggacatttcagggtcatggaatacagccccatgccaggctccacactgagcctgcttgggattccctctccctctgcccttcccccaacttgctctctaatattaaaaaataagtcactgAAGTCTACCTCTGACACtaacaatacactatatgttaattgaatttaaataaaaaataaaaacatttttagggatccctgggtggcgcagcggtttggcgcctgcctttggcccagggcgcgatcctggagatccgggatcgagtcccacatcgggctcccggtgcatggagcctgcttctccctctgcctgtgtctctgcctctctctccctcactgtgtgcctatcatgaataaaaaaaaaaaaaaaaaaaaaaaaaaaaaaaaacatttttaaaccacTAATTTCAGTAGTAGTAAAAGATGTTGCTATAGCCATTCCCTCCTG
The nucleotide sequence above comes from Canis lupus baileyi chromosome 14, mCanLup2.hap1, whole genome shotgun sequence. Encoded proteins:
- the EXOSC4 gene encoding exosome complex component RRP41 isoform X1, whose protein sequence is MAGLELLSDQGYRVDGRRAGELRKIQARMGVFAQADGSAYIEQGNTKALAVVYGPHEIRGSRARALPDRALVNCQYSSATFSTGERKRRPHGDRKSCEMGLHLRQTFEAAILTQLHPRSQIDIYVQVLQADGGTYAACVNAATLAVLDAGIPMRDFVCACSAGFVDNTALADLSHVEEAAGGPQLALALLPASGQIALLEMDARLHEDHLEQVLEAAARAARDVHTVLDRVVRQHVREASILLGD
- the GPAA1 gene encoding glycosylphosphatidylinositol anchor attachment 1 protein isoform X2, whose product is MGLLSDPVRRRALARLVLRLNAPLWALPAAWLERAMRSVGLEVYTQSFSRKLPFPDEAHERYMVSGTNVYGILRAPRAASTESLVLTVPCGSDATNSQAVGLLLALAAHFRGQIYWAKDIIFLVTEQDLLGTEAWLEAYHDVNVTGMQSSPLQGRAGAIQAAVALELSTDVVTSLDVAVEGLNGQLPNLDLLNLFQTFCQKGGLLCTLQGKLQPQDWTSVDGPLQGLQTLLLMVLQQASGRPHGPHGLFLRYRVEALTIRGINSFRQYKYDLVAVGKALEGVFRKLNHLLERLHQSFFFYLLPALSRFVSIGLYMPAVGFLLLVLGLKALELWMQLHEAGVGPEEAGGGPESSPPLQPAQSVGLASLVAPLLISQAMGLALYILPVLGQHVATQHFPVAEAEAVVLTLLAIYAAGLALPHSTQRVVSARAPDRGWMALKLVAIIYLALQLACIALTNFSLGFLLAVTMVPAAALTKPYGPRPLYATLLVLTSPAATLLGSLFLWRELQEAPLSLAEGWQLFLVAVAQGVLEHHTYGAMLFPLLALGLYPCWLLFWNVLFWK
- the GPAA1 gene encoding glycosylphosphatidylinositol anchor attachment 1 protein isoform X1; this translates as MGLLSDPVRRRALARLVLRLNAPLCALSYAAGVAWFLALAFPPLTQRTYMSENAMGSTMVEEQFAGGERARGWARDFAAHRRKAGALPAAWLERAMRSVGLEVYTQSFSRKLPFPDEAHERYMVSGTNVYGILRAPRAASTESLVLTVPCGSDATNSQAVGLLLALAAHFRGQIYWAKDIIFLVTEQDLLGTEAWLEAYHDVNVTGMQSSPLQGRAGAIQAAVALELSTDVVTSLDVAVEGLNGQLPNLDLLNLFQTFCQKGGLLCTLQGKLQPQDWTSVDGPLQGLQTLLLMVLQQASGRPHGPHGLFLRYRVEALTIRGINSFRQYKYDLVAVGKALEGVFRKLNHLLERLHQSFFFYLLPALSRFVSIGLYMPAVGFLLLVLGLKALELWMQLHEAGVGPEEAGGGPESSPPLQPAQSVGLASLVAPLLISQAMGLALYILPVLGQHVATQHFPVAEAEAVVLTLLAIYAAGLALPHSTQRVVSARAPDRGWMALKLVAIIYLALQLACIALTNFSLGFLLAVTMVPAAALTKPYGPRPLYATLLVLTSPAATLLGSLFLWRELQEAPLSLAEGWQLFLVAVAQGVLEHHTYGAMLFPLLALGLYPCWLLFWNVLFWK
- the EXOSC4 gene encoding exosome complex component RRP41 isoform X2 — encoded protein: MAGARSGARSQRRRWGATRNEIRGSRARALPDRALVNCQYSSATFSTGERKRRPHGDRKSCEMGLHLRQTFEAAILTQLHPRSQIDIYVQVLQADGGTYAACVNAATLAVLDAGIPMRDFVCACSAGFVDNTALADLSHVEEAAGGPQLALALLPASGQIALLEMDARLHEDHLEQVLEAAARAARDVHTVLDRVVRQHVREASILLGD